A segment of the Helicobacteraceae bacterium genome:
ATGCCGTTGTAATACGGCGAAGCGATCGGCTCTATAAACTCGTCGGTAACGCTTTGAGCGTGGCGTTCGTGGCAATACTGCTCCGCCGTCAAAGCCGTCTCTTTAGGCTCGCCCAAGACGATCGCGTCGTAAGCGCGCTTTATCCTCTCCCAACGATTGTCGCGATCCATTCCGTAATAACGCCCGCCTACGCTCGCCAAAGTAAGGCGATCGGTCAAAATCTGCTTTATATCGTTTAGATAAAGCGGCGAGCTTGTCGGCGAAACGTCTCGTCCGTCCGTAAAAAGGTGCAGAAAAACCGTCTTTTGCGCTTCGGCGGCAAGGTGCGCCGCGCCTAGAATGTGATCGATATGCGAATGCACGCCGCCGTCGCTTAGCAACCCTATCAGATGAACGCGCTCGCTTTTGTCTAGCAGATCGCAAAAAACTTTGTTTTGAGCGAAGGTTCCCTCGTCGATCGCCTTTGAGATTTTCACCAAATCCTGATACAAAACCCGTCCGGCGCCGATTGTCAAATGCCCCACCTCGCTGTTGCCCATCTGTCCCTGCGGCAAACCGACCGCCAAGCCGTGCGTGGTCAAAAGCGAATGCGGTAAAGTCGCAAAGAGCTTGTCGTATGTCGGCTTTAGCGCGTTATCAAAGGCGTTATAAGCGCCTTTGGGCTTATCGCCGATTCCGTCGGTAATCACTAAAATTGTTTTTTGTATTTTTTTGCGCGAACCCATTTTTTCGTCCTCTAAAAAGCCTAAGCCAGATTAAGAGTAATATAATATAATCGCCGCCTTAAAATCAGATTAGGTCTTTATATGCTTTACTTCCTTTCGGAGCAACTTCCCTTCAATCTTTTTTCATATATTACGGTTCGATCGGGCGCGGCTTTTTGTATGGCTTTCGCGCTCGCGCTCTGGTTTTTTCCGCGTTTTATCATCTGGGCGAAGCGTCAAGGCGCGACGCAGCCGATACTCTCTCACGTTCCCGCGGGGCATAGAAGCAAGCAGAACACGCCGACGATGGGCGGCGCGGTTTTTACCGTCTGCGCCCTGATCGCCACGTTGCTTAGCGTTAATTTAAGCAACCTCTACGCGTGGGGGGGGATGTTGACCGTCGCGCTATTTAGCTCTATCGGCGTGATCGACGATATTAGAAAAATCTACCACAAACAGAACGACAAAGGGCTATCCGTCAAGCCGAAATTTTTTTTACAGATTCTAGCCGCCGCGATTATATCGGCTCTGCTCCTGTTTGCCACAAACCTAAACACGCTGTTGTATCTGCCGTTTATCAAAGAGCCGATCGCCGATCTAGGCGTATATATGGCTCTGTTCTGGGCGCTGGTTTTCGTAAGCGCCAGCAACGCGGTTAATATCACCGACGGGCTTGACGGGCTTGCCGCCGCGCCTAGCATATTCGCGATCGCCACCCTAACCGTATTTGTTTATATATCGGGACACGCGCAGATGAGCCAGTCGCTTTTGCTGCCAACCATATCGGGCGCGGGAGAGATAACGGTGATCGCCTCCGCCATGCTCGGCGCGCTTTTGGGCTTTTTGTGGTTCAACGCCAATCCCGCCGAAGTGTTTATGGGCGATAGCGGAAGCCTCGCCATCGGCGCGTTTATCGCCTACATGGCGATCGTCTCAAAAACCGAAGCGCTACTTTTGTTGATCTGTTTTATTTTCGTAGTGGAAACCATATCGGTTATCCTGCAGGTGGGCAGTTACAAGCTAAGACGGCGCAGGGTTTTTCTGATGGCGCCGCTACACCACCACTTCGAGCTGATGCGCTGGGCTGAAAACAAAATTATCGTGCGTTTTTGGATTATCGCGCTATTGTCGAACGTGCTGGCGCTAATTACGATCAAAATCAGGTAACGCGCTATGCGAATGACGCTTTTTGGCTACGGCAAAACCGCGGCGGCGATCGCCGAGCGATTTGGCGAATGCGATATTTTCGACGATAAGTTTAAGCAAGAGGAGTCCTTCGGGACGAACAGGCTTTTGCCGATGGATAGATTCGATCCCGATCAATCGACAATGGAGATCGTCTCGCCGGGCATACCGCCAAACCACCCGCAAATACGAAGGGCGAAAAACCTTATCAGCGAATACGATCTCTTCGCCGAATGCTCGCCCTTTTCGATCTGGATTAGCGGCGCGAACGGCAAAACGACGACGACGGAGATGATCGGGCGGCTGCTCAAAAACAGAGGCGCGATCACCGGCGGCAATATCGGATCGCCGCTCGCCGCGTTGGATATGCAAGCGGCAATCTGGGCGCTGGAAACGAGCAGTTTTACGCTCCACTATACGACGCGAGCGCGCCCGAATATCTACGCGCTTTTACCGATTACGCCCGATCATATCGCGTGGCACGGCGGCTTCGAGGCATACGAGGCGGCTAAGCTAAAACCGCTCGAACGGTTGTGCGAAGGGGAACTGGCGATTATCCCCGCGAAGTATAGGGATATACCTACGAAAGCGTTTGCCTGCTACTACGAGACCAACGAAGATATAGCGGAGTTTTTCGATCTCGACGCGACGCGGATTAAGTTTAAGGGCTGCTTTTTGCAAGACGCGCTTGTGGCGCTCGCAATATCTAAAGCGCTGTTTGACGAGAGCGACTACGATCTGCTAAACGGCTTTGTCCTCGATCCGCACAAGATCGAGGAGTTCAAAGACAGGCGCGGCAGACTCTGGATCGACGATTCCAAAGCGACAAACCTAGACGCTACTTTGCAGGCGTTGGATATATACAAAGATCGCCGCATTCATCTGATCTTGGGCGGCGACGATAAAGGCGCGGATTTAACGGCGTTGTTTGAGCGCCTAAAGGAGCTGGACGCGACAATCTACGCGATCGGCTCGAACCGCGATCTGCTTATGAAAATGGCGAGCGATCGCGGTATCGACGCGGTTTTATGCGGTTTTCTCGATATAGCGGTCGCGAAGATCGACGAGAAACTAGGCGATCTAGCGCTCGGACTGCTTTCGCCCGCCGCCGCGAGCTTGGATCAGTTTAGCGGATACAAAGAGCGCGGCGAAAAATTCAAATCCCTCGTAAACGCCTTATAGCCTCGAAACCTTGACGAACGCGAAACGGCGCGGTTCGCACGGGCGCGTATGAGTAGAAGCCATAGCCCAAAACGTCGCCGACGAGACGGTTTTGTCTCTGATATAATACGTCGATCTAGAACGCAAAGAGCGGCGGCGGTTAACGTTATGAACGGATCGTTTGTATATTTGGCGCAAACC
Coding sequences within it:
- the mraY gene encoding phospho-N-acetylmuramoyl-pentapeptide-transferase, producing MLYFLSEQLPFNLFSYITVRSGAAFCMAFALALWFFPRFIIWAKRQGATQPILSHVPAGHRSKQNTPTMGGAVFTVCALIATLLSVNLSNLYAWGGMLTVALFSSIGVIDDIRKIYHKQNDKGLSVKPKFFLQILAAAIISALLLFATNLNTLLYLPFIKEPIADLGVYMALFWALVFVSASNAVNITDGLDGLAAAPSIFAIATLTVFVYISGHAQMSQSLLLPTISGAGEITVIASAMLGALLGFLWFNANPAEVFMGDSGSLAIGAFIAYMAIVSKTEALLLLICFIFVVETISVILQVGSYKLRRRRVFLMAPLHHHFELMRWAENKIIVRFWIIALLSNVLALITIKIR
- the murD gene encoding UDP-N-acetylmuramoyl-L-alanine--D-glutamate ligase, translated to MRMTLFGYGKTAAAIAERFGECDIFDDKFKQEESFGTNRLLPMDRFDPDQSTMEIVSPGIPPNHPQIRRAKNLISEYDLFAECSPFSIWISGANGKTTTTEMIGRLLKNRGAITGGNIGSPLAALDMQAAIWALETSSFTLHYTTRARPNIYALLPITPDHIAWHGGFEAYEAAKLKPLERLCEGELAIIPAKYRDIPTKAFACYYETNEDIAEFFDLDATRIKFKGCFLQDALVALAISKALFDESDYDLLNGFVLDPHKIEEFKDRRGRLWIDDSKATNLDATLQALDIYKDRRIHLILGGDDKGADLTALFERLKELDATIYAIGSNRDLLMKMASDRGIDAVLCGFLDIAVAKIDEKLGDLALGLLSPAAASLDQFSGYKERGEKFKSLVNAL